In Vampirovibrio chlorellavorus, one DNA window encodes the following:
- the prmA gene encoding 50S ribosomal protein L11 methyltransferase, producing the protein MEPTTQAHPTNAVLEVRIQCPPVLASYLEELLWTIEGVESVCETYNNERTDDETRPSDLSYMSILTRNPLGEDLVKVLMVQNPKLMKVCDIVGTQWIEEKDWAESWKQHWKPTHITEKLTICPTWEDYTPQSAEEVVIVLDPECAFGTGTHETTQLMLKLLEELADHTDLSQKNILDVGTGSGILGIYAAKRGCREVKGVDNDYLAVQTAIKNAIQNNVDAFCEFTDTPLGELCHTKYDIMLANIIAPVILELFPEILTRLSPGGLFYASGLIETSVGKVEAAMQEAGFTDIQRRQQGDWFALSGVYKP; encoded by the coding sequence ATGGAACCCACCACGCAAGCCCATCCGACCAACGCCGTGCTGGAAGTGCGCATTCAATGCCCGCCGGTGCTGGCCAGTTACCTGGAAGAGTTGCTGTGGACCATTGAGGGGGTGGAAAGCGTTTGTGAGACCTACAACAACGAGCGCACCGACGATGAAACCCGCCCCTCGGATCTAAGCTATATGAGCATCCTGACCCGCAACCCTTTGGGGGAAGATCTGGTGAAGGTTCTGATGGTGCAGAACCCCAAGCTGATGAAGGTGTGCGACATTGTGGGCACCCAATGGATCGAGGAAAAAGACTGGGCGGAAAGCTGGAAGCAGCATTGGAAGCCCACCCATATCACCGAAAAACTGACCATTTGCCCCACTTGGGAAGACTACACCCCTCAGTCCGCCGAGGAAGTGGTGATTGTGCTAGACCCGGAATGCGCCTTTGGCACCGGAACGCACGAAACCACCCAGCTCATGCTGAAATTGCTGGAAGAACTGGCCGATCACACGGATTTATCCCAGAAAAATATACTGGACGTGGGCACTGGGTCTGGCATTTTGGGAATTTACGCCGCCAAGCGGGGCTGCCGTGAGGTCAAAGGGGTGGATAACGATTATCTGGCGGTGCAAACGGCCATTAAAAACGCCATCCAAAATAACGTGGACGCCTTTTGTGAGTTCACCGACACCCCCTTGGGGGAGCTGTGCCACACCAAGTATGACATTATGCTGGCCAATATCATTGCTCCGGTTATCCTGGAGCTATTCCCAGAGATACTAACCCGTTTGAGCCCCGGTGGCCTGTTTTACGCCAGCGGCCTGATTGAAACCTCCGTGGGCAAGGTGGAAGCGGCCATGCAGGAAGCTGGGTTCACGGACATCCAGCGTCGTCAGCAAGGCGACTGGTTTGCCCTATCCGGCGTTTATAAACCCTAG
- a CDS encoding sigma-70 family RNA polymerase sigma factor: MSEAHPPASKLHVDARQGQSAQADEVLKLWQNYKKNPNNAQLREQLILKYLHLVRYVVSRMPITLPISIAPEDLVSFGTMGLMEAVERFDPGRGLKFETYAVTRIRGSIIDQLRFQDWIPRGVRRRSKELSATMQKMEEELGRAPNDEELAERLGVPRERLQVMLSESQNLMLSLDDTYGNDTTGSSMTLLDMVEDRNSPDPQGEFEASELRRRLAAAIASLPEREKLLIALYYHENMTLREIGEIICVSESRACQLHAQALLRLRSRLSQ; this comes from the coding sequence ATGAGCGAGGCTCACCCCCCGGCATCAAAATTGCACGTAGACGCCCGCCAAGGGCAATCTGCGCAGGCCGACGAAGTGCTGAAGCTGTGGCAAAACTACAAAAAAAATCCCAATAACGCGCAGTTACGGGAACAATTGATTCTGAAGTACCTGCACCTGGTGCGCTATGTGGTCAGTCGCATGCCCATTACCCTGCCCATCAGCATTGCCCCGGAAGATTTGGTCAGCTTTGGCACCATGGGCCTGATGGAGGCTGTGGAGCGCTTTGATCCGGGGCGGGGCCTGAAGTTTGAAACCTACGCGGTTACACGGATTCGGGGCTCCATCATCGATCAACTCCGCTTTCAGGACTGGATTCCCCGAGGGGTGCGCCGCCGAAGTAAAGAACTGTCGGCCACCATGCAGAAAATGGAAGAGGAACTGGGCCGGGCCCCCAACGACGAAGAATTGGCCGAGCGTCTGGGCGTGCCCCGGGAACGGCTGCAAGTGATGTTGTCGGAATCCCAGAACCTCATGTTGTCTCTGGATGACACCTACGGCAACGACACCACCGGCAGCAGCATGACCTTGCTGGACATGGTGGAAGATCGCAATAGCCCCGACCCACAGGGCGAATTTGAAGCGAGCGAATTGAGACGCCGACTGGCTGCGGCCATCGCCTCCCTGCCGGAGCGAGAGAAGCTGCTGATTGCCTTGTACTACCACGAGAATATGACCCTGCGCGAAATTGGCGAAATCATCTGCGTGTCCGAGTCCAGAGCCTGCCAACTGCACGCCCAGGCCCTGTTGCGCCTGCGTAGCCGCCTCAGCCAGTAA
- a CDS encoding ATP-binding response regulator: MSAPFPPHPDSASAVADGPVRNHYRVLIVDDDDVVREGLVGYLENYHEANYQLTVTASPSAPDARQKLAEEAYDLVISDINMPEEDGFSLIQFIQAHYPQTRTAMITAYKVEDYVRNAKKTGVFNIIAKTAPFDFEELSTVVNNLLEPASAFGIETYMDPLAPLSQIVLTSSDDISVAFETLHGFLTRVQIPNPNDLLTAVIEAITNAVYHVAKLPDGSLKYEKGQRIERLEENEYVYIYYGQDLERIGIAIVDQGGRITADEILYWLDRNISGTGLMDTHGRGMYLIHRLVDRLLINIAPGQRTEIIMLNYRNQFHSANKPLYINQL; encoded by the coding sequence ATGAGCGCCCCATTCCCCCCCCATCCCGATAGCGCCTCCGCTGTTGCGGACGGACCAGTACGAAACCATTATCGCGTCCTGATTGTGGATGACGATGACGTGGTGCGGGAAGGTCTGGTGGGCTATCTGGAAAATTACCACGAGGCCAACTATCAGTTGACCGTGACGGCCAGCCCCTCCGCCCCGGATGCCCGCCAAAAGCTGGCGGAAGAGGCCTACGATCTGGTTATTTCCGACATTAACATGCCGGAGGAGGATGGTTTTTCCCTGATCCAGTTCATTCAGGCCCACTACCCGCAAACCCGCACGGCCATGATCACCGCCTACAAGGTGGAGGATTACGTGCGCAACGCCAAAAAAACCGGCGTATTCAACATCATTGCCAAAACCGCCCCCTTCGACTTCGAGGAACTCTCCACCGTGGTGAATAACCTGCTGGAGCCCGCCTCCGCCTTTGGCATTGAAACCTACATGGACCCGCTGGCCCCTTTGTCCCAGATTGTGTTGACCAGCAGCGACGATATTTCGGTGGCGTTTGAGACCTTGCACGGCTTTTTAACCCGGGTTCAGATCCCCAACCCCAACGACTTGCTGACCGCCGTGATTGAGGCCATTACCAACGCCGTCTATCACGTGGCCAAGCTGCCGGATGGCTCCCTGAAGTATGAAAAAGGCCAGCGCATCGAGCGGCTGGAGGAAAATGAGTACGTTTACATTTACTACGGACAGGATTTAGAGCGCATTGGCATTGCCATTGTGGATCAGGGGGGGCGCATTACCGCCGATGAGATTTTATACTGGCTGGACCGCAACATCAGCGGCACCGGCCTGATGGACACCCACGGACGGGGCATGTACCTCATTCACCGGCTGGTGGATCGCCTGCTGATTAATATTGCCCCGGGCCAGCGCACGGAAATTATCATGCTGAATTACCGCAACCAATTTCACAGCGCAAACAAGCCCCTGTATATCAACCAGCTTTAA
- a CDS encoding LL-diaminopimelate aminotransferase produces the protein MPQPAANLGKLPPYLFAEIDRKIAEAKARGVDIISLGVGDPDLPTPAPIVAAMQKAVAEPANHNYPPYHGTEEFRTAATNWMKTRFGVTVDPATEALSLIGSKEGLAHLILAYVNPGDVVLCPSPGYPVYHNYTLLCHGEPYTVPLLAENKFLPDLSKIPADIAKRAKLFFLNYPNNPLGAIIDEAKIKEIVDFCKQHDILLCHDNAYSEMTFDGYKAPSFLSVPGAKDVCIEMFSLSKMYNMTGWRVGFAVGNPDAIKALGTVKNNTDSGVFKAIQHASAVGLNMSEELTKDLNAIYARRRDIFVEGLNKLGWNVPRNEATFYLWVPVPTGMKSVEFVSLLLEKCGVVVPPGTGYGAEGEGYFRVALTVPDERLKEVLARMEKEGVTFTQLAKHSAAV, from the coding sequence ATGCCCCAACCCGCCGCCAATCTGGGCAAACTGCCCCCGTATCTGTTCGCCGAAATCGACCGTAAAATCGCCGAAGCCAAAGCCCGTGGCGTGGACATTATCAGTCTGGGCGTGGGCGATCCCGATCTGCCAACCCCGGCTCCCATTGTGGCCGCCATGCAAAAAGCGGTGGCCGAACCGGCCAACCACAACTACCCGCCCTATCATGGCACCGAGGAATTTCGCACCGCCGCTACCAACTGGATGAAAACCCGCTTTGGCGTCACTGTAGACCCGGCCACGGAAGCCCTGTCCCTGATTGGCTCCAAGGAAGGGCTGGCTCACCTCATTCTGGCCTACGTCAACCCCGGGGATGTGGTGCTGTGCCCCTCCCCCGGCTACCCGGTGTACCACAACTACACCCTGCTGTGCCACGGGGAACCCTACACCGTGCCCCTCTTGGCCGAAAACAAGTTTCTGCCCGACCTGAGCAAAATTCCAGCGGACATTGCCAAACGGGCCAAGCTGTTTTTCCTGAACTACCCCAACAATCCGCTGGGTGCCATCATCGATGAAGCCAAAATCAAGGAAATCGTGGACTTCTGCAAACAGCACGATATTTTGTTGTGCCACGACAACGCCTACAGTGAAATGACCTTTGACGGCTACAAGGCCCCCAGCTTCCTGTCCGTGCCGGGCGCCAAGGACGTGTGCATCGAGATGTTCTCCCTCAGCAAAATGTACAACATGACCGGCTGGCGGGTGGGCTTCGCCGTGGGCAACCCGGACGCCATTAAAGCGCTGGGCACGGTTAAAAACAACACCGACAGCGGCGTGTTCAAAGCCATCCAGCATGCCTCTGCCGTGGGCCTGAATATGTCCGAGGAGCTGACCAAGGATCTCAACGCCATTTACGCCCGTCGCCGGGATATTTTTGTGGAAGGCCTGAACAAGCTGGGCTGGAACGTCCCCCGCAACGAGGCCACCTTCTACCTGTGGGTACCCGTGCCGACTGGCATGAAAAGCGTGGAATTCGTCAGCCTGCTGCTGGAAAAATGCGGCGTGGTGGTGCCTCCGGGCACTGGCTACGGGGCGGAAGGCGAAGGGTACTTCCGGGTGGCCCTGACCGTGCCGGATGAGCGCTTGAAAGAAGTGCTGGCCCGCATGGAAAAAGAAGGCGTGACCTTTACCCAGCTGGCCAAGCACAGCGCCGCCGTTTAA
- a CDS encoding MurT ligase domain-containing protein, with amino-acid sequence MTFWNRFAMLKTAFAVTTAKTVANLTAFLKMGSGTSLPGKVARKLDPDLLRNLGKQVKHQVIAVTGTNGKTTTCGLLAQFIREADYRVVHNQLGANMVPGITAALVQQSTMTGHLKADYAVLEVDEASMKGLTSEIGVQRVVVSNLFRDQLDRYGELDTTAKLILSGIQQTELAQGQGRLILNGDDPLVTTLGQHDAFQNNLLYFGVETVTYQHGTPVSGPVPFTREVTQCPACQGTLAYDTLIFGHLGNYHCQHCGFQRPTLTVAAEHVLVKPEASDIRLRYGEESLTLTLPLPGLFNVYNLLAAAAAAYDLGLPASVLESGLQHYQSVFGRAEKRVLQGKNTLTMLIKNPVGASEVLKLVGGDPKGRLLIALNDNYADGRDVSWIWDAQFEAIPPHKQVMVSGVRADDMAVRLKYAGIPAENIQVQPELKTALDQALAQTQSDETLYLLPTYTALLSLKQLLS; translated from the coding sequence ATGACGTTCTGGAATCGCTTTGCCATGCTGAAAACCGCTTTTGCCGTAACCACCGCCAAAACCGTGGCCAACCTGACCGCTTTCCTCAAAATGGGCTCCGGCACCAGCCTGCCCGGTAAAGTGGCCCGCAAACTGGACCCGGATCTGTTGCGTAATCTGGGTAAGCAGGTCAAGCATCAGGTCATCGCCGTGACTGGCACCAACGGCAAAACCACCACCTGCGGGCTGTTGGCCCAGTTCATCCGGGAAGCGGACTACCGGGTGGTGCATAACCAATTGGGGGCCAACATGGTACCGGGCATTACGGCGGCGCTGGTGCAGCAAAGTACCATGACTGGCCACCTCAAGGCGGATTACGCCGTGCTGGAAGTGGATGAAGCCTCCATGAAAGGCCTGACCAGCGAAATTGGGGTACAGCGGGTGGTGGTCAGTAATTTGTTTCGGGATCAACTGGATCGCTACGGGGAGCTGGACACCACCGCCAAGCTGATTTTAAGCGGCATTCAGCAAACCGAACTGGCCCAAGGCCAGGGCCGCCTTATTTTAAACGGTGATGATCCGCTGGTCACCACGCTGGGCCAGCACGATGCGTTCCAAAACAACCTTCTGTACTTTGGGGTGGAAACGGTCACCTACCAACACGGAACGCCCGTCAGCGGGCCAGTGCCGTTCACTCGGGAAGTGACCCAATGTCCGGCCTGCCAAGGGACACTGGCCTACGACACCCTGATTTTTGGTCATCTGGGCAACTATCACTGCCAGCACTGCGGCTTTCAGCGTCCAACCCTGACCGTGGCAGCGGAGCATGTGCTGGTCAAGCCGGAGGCCAGCGACATTCGCCTGCGCTACGGGGAGGAGAGTCTTACCCTCACCCTGCCCTTGCCGGGCCTGTTTAACGTGTATAACTTGCTGGCCGCCGCCGCTGCCGCCTACGATTTGGGACTTCCAGCCAGCGTGCTGGAAAGCGGCCTGCAACATTATCAAAGCGTGTTTGGACGGGCCGAAAAACGGGTGTTGCAAGGTAAAAACACCCTGACCATGCTGATCAAGAATCCGGTGGGGGCTTCCGAAGTCCTCAAATTAGTGGGTGGCGATCCCAAGGGTCGTTTGCTGATTGCCCTGAACGACAATTACGCCGACGGGCGGGATGTCTCCTGGATTTGGGACGCCCAGTTCGAGGCCATCCCCCCGCATAAGCAGGTGATGGTCAGCGGGGTGCGGGCGGACGATATGGCCGTGCGACTCAAGTACGCGGGCATCCCGGCGGAAAACATTCAGGTGCAGCCCGAGCTGAAAACGGCGCTAGACCAAGCCTTGGCCCAGACCCAGTCGGATGAAACCCTGTACTTGCTGCCTACCTACACGGCCCTGCTCAGCCTGAAGCAACTGCTGTCCTGA
- a CDS encoding ImmA/IrrE family metallo-endopeptidase, translated as MNPEIRKTISKFISECPVNIEALIRELGLELDPKAKLDEAIAGQIQKLEDGRYKISVNKDDHYFRRRFTMAHELGHYLYHQHLIGNGVDDDKMYRSTSAGDFYNTLIEQRHETEANKFAASVLMPKHLVLKSYYDNKKDINVVAKLWQVSPTALKIRLDLPQED; from the coding sequence ATGAATCCTGAAATTCGCAAGACAATCAGTAAATTTATCTCAGAATGCCCTGTAAATATTGAAGCATTAATCAGGGAGCTTGGGCTTGAGCTAGATCCGAAAGCTAAATTGGATGAAGCCATCGCCGGTCAAATACAGAAGCTAGAAGACGGAAGATATAAGATTTCTGTAAATAAAGATGATCATTATTTTCGTCGGCGATTTACAATGGCTCATGAGCTTGGGCATTACCTTTATCATCAACACCTAATAGGCAATGGAGTTGATGACGACAAAATGTACCGAAGCACTTCCGCTGGTGATTTCTACAATACCCTTATCGAACAGCGCCACGAGACAGAAGCAAACAAATTTGCGGCGTCTGTATTAATGCCGAAACATCTCGTACTAAAAAGCTACTATGACAACAAAAAAGACATCAACGTGGTTGCCAAACTGTGGCAGGTTTCCCCTACTGCACTAAAGATTCGCCTAGATCTTCCACAAGAAGATTGA
- a CDS encoding S1C family serine protease produces MSAHRFIVALLTGFCALCVIGTPAAALAYAPQFDTEEQENIGVYERAAQAVVTINALVDGRPSSGAGVLIDETGIILTSSHVIGNATTVQISLADGRRGPASVLGRAGEKSDLALLRVNLGGNLPFLKLGDSSKVKVGQKVLAIGNPYGFERTLTTGIISRIDGERNRIQTDAAINPGNSGGPLLDTQGYIIGINQSIFNPDGNRSNIGIGFAVPANTVKSFLLALASQQPLPATVAAISKQPVIRYRYQGADGMANVSIFNISELLQKVGTQY; encoded by the coding sequence ATGTCTGCTCATCGATTTATTGTAGCCCTGCTAACCGGCTTTTGTGCCCTGTGTGTGATAGGCACCCCCGCAGCGGCGTTGGCCTACGCCCCCCAGTTCGATACCGAAGAGCAGGAAAACATCGGGGTCTATGAACGGGCCGCCCAGGCCGTGGTGACTATTAATGCCCTGGTGGATGGCCGTCCTTCCAGCGGGGCCGGTGTCCTCATTGATGAAACCGGCATTATTCTGACCTCCAGCCATGTCATTGGCAACGCCACCACCGTGCAGATCTCTCTGGCCGATGGGCGCCGGGGGCCAGCCAGCGTGTTGGGCCGGGCCGGTGAAAAATCCGATTTGGCCCTGCTGCGGGTCAATCTGGGTGGCAATTTACCTTTCCTGAAGCTGGGCGATTCCTCCAAAGTCAAAGTGGGTCAGAAAGTGCTGGCCATTGGCAACCCCTATGGTTTTGAACGCACCCTGACCACCGGCATTATCAGTCGTATTGACGGGGAGCGGAATCGCATTCAGACCGATGCGGCCATCAATCCGGGGAACTCCGGCGGCCCTTTGCTGGACACCCAAGGTTATATCATCGGCATTAACCAGTCAATTTTCAACCCGGATGGCAATCGATCCAACATTGGCATCGGCTTTGCCGTGCCTGCCAACACCGTGAAGAGTTTTCTGTTGGCCCTGGCCAGTCAGCAGCCGCTTCCGGCCACCGTGGCCGCCATTAGCAAGCAGCCTGTGATTCGTTACCGCTATCAGGGTGCTGATGGCATGGCCAATGTGTCTATTTTCAATATTTCCGAGCTGCTGCAAAAAGTGGGGACACAGTATTAA
- a CDS encoding two-component system sensor histidine kinase NtrB: protein MQPELLMMDNILDILPSGMIFMQADGSILKINAKARDTLGLSPSVQASDLNRTMPDYLLPLIKLMEQATQDIQRAEISLTLPARPEMSTLGFSLKFMRPDDSQAPLKILTFSDITQVQKDQLAMEKIKDELNQSKKLASIGTLIAGVAHEMNNPLTGISMSASLLKMNLERLKAVPEAQESPKVADSIEKGLLEIQKITRASEKAAVLVNDLLAYSKPSQLVLVALPLQAVVSDIVNALKSHPHFSQFDIKMQGQTPHRVRCDRIRLEQVFYNLVKNACDATDGKGQVTIFFSESQNPKDGSLQVTTHVKDNGPGIDKSVMSQIFDPFFTTKGHSGVGLGLSISYRTIEQHGGLLSVDSIKWQGTEFKITLPVCEEPLYLE from the coding sequence ATGCAGCCCGAATTACTGATGATGGACAACATTCTGGATATTTTGCCTTCCGGCATGATTTTTATGCAGGCCGATGGCAGCATCCTGAAAATCAACGCAAAAGCCCGGGACACCCTGGGGCTCTCCCCCTCGGTACAGGCCAGCGATCTGAACCGCACCATGCCGGATTACCTCCTGCCCCTGATCAAACTGATGGAACAGGCCACCCAGGACATCCAGCGGGCGGAAATCTCCCTGACCCTGCCCGCCCGGCCCGAGATGTCCACCCTGGGGTTCAGCCTGAAGTTTATGCGGCCAGACGATAGCCAAGCACCCCTGAAGATTTTGACCTTCAGCGACATTACCCAGGTACAAAAAGACCAGTTGGCCATGGAAAAGATCAAGGATGAGCTGAACCAGTCCAAAAAGCTGGCCTCCATTGGCACCCTGATTGCCGGTGTGGCCCACGAGATGAACAACCCGCTGACCGGCATTTCCATGAGCGCTTCTCTGCTAAAAATGAACCTGGAGCGTTTAAAAGCGGTTCCAGAAGCTCAGGAGAGCCCTAAAGTGGCGGACAGCATCGAAAAAGGACTGCTGGAAATCCAGAAAATTACCCGGGCCAGCGAAAAGGCCGCTGTCCTGGTGAACGATCTGCTGGCCTACTCCAAGCCCTCCCAGCTGGTGCTGGTCGCCCTGCCTTTGCAGGCCGTGGTGAGCGATATTGTCAACGCCCTCAAGAGCCACCCCCATTTCTCCCAGTTTGACATTAAAATGCAGGGGCAAACCCCGCACCGGGTGCGCTGCGACCGCATCCGGCTGGAGCAGGTGTTTTACAATCTGGTTAAAAACGCTTGCGACGCCACCGATGGCAAGGGGCAGGTTACCATCTTCTTCAGTGAAAGCCAAAACCCCAAGGATGGCAGCCTGCAAGTGACCACCCATGTGAAGGATAACGGCCCCGGCATTGACAAATCGGTGATGAGCCAGATTTTCGACCCGTTTTTCACCACCAAAGGGCACAGTGGGGTGGGGCTGGGCCTCAGTATTTCTTACCGCACCATCGAGCAGCATGGCGGCTTGCTGTCGGTGGATAGTATCAAGTGGCAGGGCACCGAATTTAAAATCACCCTGCCAGTTTGCGAAGAACCGCTATACTTAGAGTAA
- a CDS encoding VOC family protein, whose protein sequence is MSLQQRLHFITLGVSDLAQSRSFYEQGLGWTASERGKSSGVVYFPLQNGLSLALFPKDALATEVGLAEASSGFSGTVLSQNVGHLEEVVQLLHLAEQAGGRILKPAEDKAWGGHVGYFADLDGYVWEVVWNPHFELTPDGQTILPE, encoded by the coding sequence ATGTCGCTTCAACAACGTCTTCATTTCATTACGTTGGGTGTTTCCGATTTGGCTCAGTCCCGCTCGTTTTACGAGCAGGGGCTGGGCTGGACCGCCTCTGAACGAGGAAAATCTTCGGGGGTGGTCTATTTCCCCTTGCAAAACGGACTTTCATTGGCCTTGTTCCCCAAGGACGCACTGGCCACGGAAGTGGGCCTAGCCGAAGCATCCAGCGGGTTTTCCGGCACCGTGTTGTCTCAGAATGTGGGGCATCTGGAAGAAGTCGTTCAACTCCTGCACTTAGCGGAACAGGCTGGCGGACGTATTCTCAAACCCGCTGAAGACAAGGCATGGGGCGGCCATGTCGGATACTTCGCCGATTTGGACGGCTACGTTTGGGAAGTGGTCTGGAATCCCCATTTTGAATTGACTCCCGACGGCCAAACGATTTTACCCGAGTAA
- a CDS encoding 16S rRNA (uracil(1498)-N(3))-methyltransferase, protein METFHLKRFFVSLPAPVAEFPATLTLEDESVAHHLRTVMRARVGESVVLVDGERRQAYVAVLRALERRALTVQVERRLPPSDGNLPAVTLAVALIKEQRWDWLIQKATELGVSVIQPIASERTIIKLDEKDFGKKQERWEAVMRSAAEQSEGLFIPAILPPVSVKTLCHQGSIQGQRILLAERGAHRETLQAILRKHPSAQTLLFAIGPEGGWTDAELAQFEQAGFVFAGLGQRIMRSETAAMAAMAAVVYELGG, encoded by the coding sequence ATGGAAACCTTTCACCTGAAGCGATTTTTCGTTAGCCTGCCAGCCCCGGTGGCTGAGTTTCCGGCGACGCTGACCCTGGAGGACGAGAGCGTGGCCCATCACCTGCGCACGGTCATGCGGGCCAGGGTTGGGGAATCGGTGGTGCTGGTGGATGGAGAGCGTCGCCAAGCCTATGTGGCCGTCTTGCGAGCACTGGAAAGGCGAGCCTTGACCGTGCAGGTCGAGCGGCGGCTCCCACCGTCGGATGGGAATTTGCCCGCTGTGACCTTGGCCGTGGCCCTCATCAAGGAGCAACGCTGGGACTGGCTGATTCAAAAAGCCACTGAGTTGGGCGTTTCGGTCATTCAGCCTATCGCTTCGGAGCGGACTATTATCAAGCTGGATGAGAAAGATTTCGGGAAAAAGCAGGAACGCTGGGAAGCGGTCATGCGCTCGGCGGCGGAGCAATCGGAAGGCCTGTTTATCCCGGCCATTTTGCCGCCCGTTTCGGTGAAAACGTTATGCCATCAAGGATCTATTCAGGGTCAGCGCATTTTGCTGGCGGAGCGGGGGGCCCATCGGGAGACCCTGCAAGCGATTTTGCGAAAGCATCCGTCAGCGCAGACCCTGTTGTTCGCCATTGGCCCGGAAGGGGGCTGGACGGACGCAGAGTTGGCCCAGTTTGAGCAGGCCGGGTTTGTCTTTGCCGGCTTGGGGCAGCGCATTATGCGCAGCGAGACGGCGGCCATGGCGGCCATGGCGGCGGTGGTCTATGAATTGGGCGGTTAA
- a CDS encoding CCA tRNA nucleotidyltransferase, whose translation MSTSALSQLQAALSHPMVRCVVSLVEQQCGQAYLVGGAVRDLLLTGQLPLDLDFTVLNCSAATVAKALADAQGGHLVPLDWDFGIHRVVFTEGDQAGLNVDLADALENNLDADLARRDLTLNAMALDLTTGKLIDPFNGQADLSAKTIRMVSEFNLLDDPLRMLRVFRVAATIQAATIDEATLAVVAAQGAKVWESASERVQYEFFRLLSVERCFSFLKQMADCGLLEVLIPDLTPMKAIGSSGFHHLGLFDHTLELVKQAERLIGECPQAVQDWVRQAFTPSVTRFGLIKLACLLHDIGKPATLGTREDAVHGQRLTFHGHEEVGEEMAEPLLKRWKVSNEIRAYVKKLIRWHLYPCQFGPESPRKSVLKYYRRMGEETLDVTLLALADRHSACGDWLSQEDFDKAHEAHLWLMANYEREAPTLNLPRLLTGNDLMRILNVGPGPHLKAMLEALQEAQQLGEVQDGAQAEVWVLARYGHS comes from the coding sequence ATGTCCACCTCTGCCCTCAGCCAGTTACAAGCCGCCCTGAGCCACCCCATGGTGCGCTGTGTGGTGTCGTTGGTGGAGCAGCAATGCGGACAGGCCTATCTGGTGGGCGGGGCGGTGCGAGATTTGCTCTTGACCGGCCAACTGCCCCTGGATTTGGATTTTACGGTGCTGAACTGTTCGGCGGCCACGGTGGCCAAGGCGTTGGCCGATGCGCAGGGCGGGCACTTGGTGCCGCTGGATTGGGATTTTGGCATTCATCGGGTGGTATTTACCGAAGGCGATCAAGCGGGTCTGAACGTGGACTTGGCGGACGCTCTGGAGAATAATCTGGACGCTGACCTGGCCCGCCGGGATTTGACCCTGAACGCCATGGCGCTGGATTTAACGACTGGGAAACTGATCGATCCTTTCAACGGGCAAGCGGACTTGTCGGCCAAAACCATTCGCATGGTCAGTGAATTCAACTTGCTGGATGACCCTTTGCGCATGTTGCGGGTGTTTCGGGTGGCCGCGACCATTCAGGCCGCAACCATTGATGAGGCCACTTTGGCCGTGGTGGCTGCCCAAGGGGCCAAAGTATGGGAGTCCGCCAGCGAGCGGGTGCAGTACGAGTTTTTTCGCTTGCTCAGCGTGGAGCGTTGCTTTTCCTTCCTCAAACAGATGGCCGATTGCGGCTTGCTGGAAGTGCTGATCCCCGATTTAACCCCCATGAAGGCCATTGGCTCCAGTGGTTTCCATCACTTGGGCCTGTTTGATCATACCCTGGAGCTGGTGAAGCAAGCGGAGCGGCTGATTGGGGAATGCCCACAGGCCGTGCAGGATTGGGTGCGGCAGGCTTTTACGCCCTCCGTCACCCGCTTTGGCCTGATTAAGCTGGCCTGCCTGCTACACGACATTGGCAAGCCCGCCACGCTGGGCACCCGGGAAGATGCCGTACACGGGCAACGCCTGACTTTTCACGGGCACGAGGAAGTGGGGGAGGAGATGGCCGAGCCGTTACTCAAGCGCTGGAAGGTGAGCAATGAAATTCGGGCTTACGTTAAAAAGCTGATTCGCTGGCACTTGTATCCCTGCCAGTTTGGGCCGGAGTCTCCCCGCAAGTCCGTGTTGAAATATTACCGCCGCATGGGGGAAGAAACGCTGGATGTGACCCTGCTGGCCTTGGCCGATCGGCATAGCGCCTGCGGGGACTGGTTAAGCCAGGAAGATTTTGACAAGGCCCATGAGGCCCATTTGTGGCTGATGGCCAATTACGAGCGGGAAGCGCCCACGCTTAACTTGCCCCGCTTGCTGACTGGAAACGACTTGATGCGTATTTTAAACGTGGGGCCGGGGCCCCATTTGAAAGCAATGCTGGAGGCCTTGCAGGAGGCGCAGCAATTGGGAGAAGTGCAGGATGGGGCTCAGGCGGAAGTCTGGGTGTTGGCCCGTTATGGTCATTCCTGA